In Calderihabitans maritimus, a single window of DNA contains:
- the def gene encoding peptide deformylase encodes MAVYQIVKVGDPILREKAAKVNKITPAVIRLLENMADTMYEAKGVGLAAPQIGVSKRVIVVDVGNGLIEMINPEIIESSGSEVAVEGCLSIPGVHGEVERAARVKVRGLNRKGKEIEIEGEGLLARALQHEIDHLNGVLFIDKVVRFIED; translated from the coding sequence ATGGCTGTTTATCAAATAGTTAAGGTAGGAGACCCTATTTTACGAGAAAAGGCTGCTAAAGTTAATAAAATCACTCCGGCGGTTATCCGACTTTTGGAAAACATGGCGGATACTATGTATGAAGCCAAAGGGGTTGGACTGGCGGCACCGCAGATAGGCGTATCAAAACGAGTTATAGTAGTGGATGTGGGAAATGGATTAATCGAAATGATTAATCCGGAAATTATAGAGAGCAGTGGGAGTGAGGTAGCCGTGGAAGGTTGTTTGAGCATACCGGGAGTACACGGTGAGGTGGAACGGGCAGCCCGGGTTAAGGTAAGGGGGCTAAACCGAAAAGGTAAAGAGATAGAGATAGAGGGAGAAGGGCTCCTGGCTCGAGCCTTGCAGCACGAAATTGATCATTTAAATGGAGTACTTTTTATCGATAAAGTGGTTCGCTTTATTGAAGATTAA
- the fmt gene encoding methionyl-tRNA formyltransferase: protein MRVVFMGTPDFAVPSLQALQESKHEIVGVVTQPDRPRGRGRKLAAQPVKELALKYKLPVIQPEKVGSEETIETLKQWNPQLIVVVAFGQILPLKVLQLPPAGCINVHASLLPKYRGAAPIHRAIINGEKETGITTMFMDEGLDTGDIILQEAIPIPAQATAGEIHDRLATLGAEVLLRSITLIEEGRAPRIPQDESQATYAPPLTRRDELIDWHRRAEEIVNQVRGMNPWPGAYTTFRDNEILKIWRAEVIERPSGRRKVIPGQLIGIEERGFIVATGHDGSVMVTEVQRRGKKKMPAADFLRGCRMEPGMILGQTRTVEA from the coding sequence ATGCGAGTAGTTTTCATGGGAACACCTGATTTTGCGGTTCCCAGTCTCCAGGCATTGCAAGAAAGCAAACATGAAATAGTTGGTGTGGTGACCCAACCAGATCGGCCCCGAGGGCGAGGCAGGAAATTAGCGGCACAACCGGTAAAAGAATTGGCTTTAAAATACAAATTGCCAGTAATTCAACCAGAAAAGGTGGGAAGCGAGGAGACAATTGAAACCCTTAAGCAGTGGAACCCACAGCTAATAGTTGTGGTCGCTTTCGGCCAGATTCTGCCCCTGAAAGTGTTGCAACTCCCTCCTGCGGGATGTATTAATGTTCATGCTTCACTCCTTCCTAAATATCGAGGGGCTGCACCAATACACCGAGCTATTATAAACGGAGAAAAGGAGACAGGAATTACTACTATGTTTATGGACGAGGGATTAGACACCGGTGATATTATTTTGCAGGAGGCCATTCCTATTCCTGCCCAGGCTACGGCAGGCGAAATTCATGACCGCTTGGCCACATTGGGGGCGGAAGTTTTGCTGCGGAGCATTACATTAATAGAAGAGGGAAGAGCTCCCCGCATCCCTCAGGATGAATCTCAGGCTACTTATGCTCCACCTCTAACCAGGAGGGATGAACTGATTGACTGGCACCGGAGAGCAGAAGAAATCGTAAATCAAGTGCGGGGTATGAATCCGTGGCCCGGAGCGTACACTACTTTCCGGGATAACGAAATATTGAAAATATGGCGGGCAGAGGTAATTGAACGACCATCGGGTCGTAGGAAGGTTATCCCGGGCCAGTTGATAGGGATAGAGGAAAGAGGATTTATAGTAGCCACCGGTCATGATGGAAGTGTCATGGTTACGGAAGTTCAACGTCGAGGCAAAAAAAAGATGCCTGCCGCTGATTTTTTGAGAGGTTGCCGAATGGAGCCGGGAATGATTCTAGGCCAAACGAGGACGGTTGAAGCATGA
- the rsmB gene encoding 16S rRNA (cytosine(967)-C(5))-methyltransferase RsmB — protein sequence MKKKYSVSPRQLALGVLYEIEEQGAYSNLALGKLLSRVHLPSLERSFLTELVYGTVRTKGTLDWVLRQFVKRDLGRIPPRIRLILRMGLYQIMYLDKVPVSAAVNESVELAKKYGHAGLVKFVNGVLRNIARNLNQVEFPSLDEDPVTHISLVYYHPEWMVRRWLERYGIEETVALCRANNRPAVNCIRANTLKVSREELACRLQQEGIEVQQSPYVPEGLRIAEFSGLDELASFRQGLFMLQDEASMLAAHVLKPEAGSFVIDACAAPGSKTTHMAQLMGNRGKIIAWDIHPHRLKLIEDNCRRLGIDIVEVQLGDARLLGERYPGQADYLLIDAPCSGLGVLRRRPDARWRKNPEKILELQKLQLEILDGAANCLRPGGILVYSTCTLEPEENYLVIEKFKEKHPGFKTQDLSKFLPFPLEREEDRRMAAKGYIQLLPHVHGTDGFFLARLIKNGK from the coding sequence ATGAAAAAGAAATATTCTGTGTCGCCGCGCCAGCTAGCGTTGGGAGTACTCTATGAAATTGAGGAACAGGGTGCTTACTCAAATTTAGCCTTAGGCAAGTTGTTATCGCGGGTTCATTTGCCGTCCTTAGAACGCAGTTTCCTTACGGAATTGGTATATGGTACTGTTCGAACCAAAGGTACGCTCGACTGGGTACTGCGGCAATTTGTAAAGAGAGATTTAGGGAGGATTCCTCCCAGAATACGTTTGATCTTGCGGATGGGGCTTTACCAGATAATGTATCTGGATAAAGTCCCCGTCTCTGCTGCCGTAAACGAATCGGTTGAGCTGGCCAAGAAATACGGGCATGCGGGTTTAGTTAAGTTTGTGAATGGTGTCTTGCGGAATATTGCCCGGAATCTTAATCAAGTAGAATTTCCTTCTCTGGATGAAGACCCTGTCACTCATATATCTCTCGTTTACTACCACCCGGAATGGATGGTCCGAAGGTGGTTGGAAAGGTATGGCATAGAGGAAACTGTCGCCTTATGCCGGGCTAATAACCGGCCGGCAGTAAACTGTATTAGAGCAAATACTTTGAAAGTGAGTAGAGAAGAACTGGCTTGCCGGCTGCAGCAGGAAGGAATTGAAGTTCAACAAAGCCCCTATGTACCGGAAGGTTTACGGATTGCTGAATTCAGCGGTCTAGATGAGCTGGCTTCTTTCCGGCAGGGATTATTCATGCTGCAGGATGAAGCTTCCATGCTGGCTGCTCACGTCCTGAAGCCGGAAGCCGGCAGTTTTGTGATAGATGCCTGTGCTGCCCCGGGTTCGAAGACGACGCATATGGCTCAGCTGATGGGTAATCGGGGGAAGATCATAGCCTGGGATATACACCCGCATCGACTGAAATTAATTGAAGATAATTGCCGTCGGTTGGGAATCGATATTGTGGAGGTACAGCTAGGAGACGCACGGCTACTTGGGGAAAGATATCCTGGACAGGCGGATTACCTGCTGATTGATGCACCATGTTCGGGATTAGGAGTGCTGCGGCGGAGACCGGACGCCCGCTGGCGAAAAAACCCTGAGAAAATTCTTGAGTTGCAGAAGCTGCAATTGGAAATTCTCGATGGTGCTGCAAATTGCCTGCGCCCAGGGGGAATTTTGGTTTATTCTACTTGTACCCTGGAACCAGAGGAAAATTATTTAGTTATAGAGAAATTTAAAGAAAAACACCCGGGATTTAAAACTCAGGATTTAAGTAAGTTCTTACCTTTTCCTTTAGAACGGGAGGAAGATCGAAGAATGGCCGCTAAAGGGTATATCCAATTGCTACCTCATGTTCACGGAACGGACGGCTTTTTCCTGGCCCGACTAATCAAAAATGGTAAATGA
- the priA gene encoding primosomal protein N' codes for MLETKKFTFAEVAIDPSLRLTDKTFHYRIPTRLKASIQLGTRVLVPFGRQRLEGYVVGYSSHPEVDRVKNILEVVDETPVLNEEAVRLARWMSDYYLYPIPVALQCLIPPGLRRQEKIVVTLKLSDEVGHKLKETLNILDPVSGRVLAFLTETGRVPLERLIKKFPSQNLQETLNSLRELGLIEIEKLYTDRLKKKFRRVVELNKEVVGLEQDLEELAVRSPKQKKVLQILLEQGPLLLNDLLDLAGTSYSTVKSLIDKGFIVLNKVRVEEDFLRINKASSVKPVELTDDQERALRSIQNALAQRSFSVFLLHGVTGSGKTEVYIRAVEQVLKLGKQAVVLVPEISLTPQMVERFVSRLGSCVAVLHSRLSLRERSNEWQRIHRGEAQVVIGARSAVFTPVSDLGLIIIDEEHESSYRQDVMPRYHARDVAIQRARYHGALVLLGSATPSLESYTKARLGRYALLCLPNRVENRPLPSVEIVDMRQELAAGNHSIFSRCLQGKMRQHLEQDRQILLFLNRRGFAHFMVCRECGFVNRCSRCAVSLTYHRVEGQLRCHYCGYQEPVPVTCPKCGSRYLRSFGIGTQRVEDEVKRLFPDRQVLRMDVDTTTRKGSHEEILTAFRQGKASILVGTQMIAKGLDFPEVSLVGVITADIALNTPDFRAHERTFQLLTQVAGRAGRGSFPGEVVIQTYDPANPSIVAASRQDYLAFYKQEIALRRSTNYPPFSRLARLVISGGEEEQVIEAAQRLALDMELQIIKKREEEKVPVGELLGPAPAPISKMKNRFRWHIMVKGPKLAIIRELLRDVLDGWKVERAGKNSIHISVELDPMEIL; via the coding sequence ATGTTGGAGACAAAAAAGTTTACCTTTGCGGAAGTGGCCATAGACCCGTCCTTGCGCCTGACTGATAAAACTTTTCATTATCGCATTCCTACCCGGCTTAAGGCCTCAATCCAGTTGGGAACACGGGTTTTAGTTCCCTTTGGGAGACAGCGGTTGGAGGGATATGTGGTAGGTTACTCCTCACACCCGGAAGTTGACCGGGTGAAAAACATTTTAGAGGTAGTGGACGAGACACCTGTTCTTAATGAGGAAGCAGTCAGGCTAGCTCGGTGGATGTCCGACTATTATTTATATCCTATACCTGTAGCGTTACAGTGCCTGATACCCCCCGGCTTGAGGCGTCAGGAGAAAATAGTGGTTACCTTGAAACTCAGTGATGAAGTTGGACATAAATTGAAAGAAACTCTTAATATACTTGATCCGGTAAGCGGAAGAGTTTTAGCTTTTTTGACCGAGACAGGAAGGGTTCCATTAGAAAGATTAATTAAAAAATTTCCAAGTCAAAATCTACAGGAAACCTTAAATTCGCTTCGGGAACTGGGTTTAATTGAGATTGAAAAGCTATACACGGATCGTTTAAAAAAGAAGTTTCGCCGTGTTGTCGAGCTTAATAAGGAAGTAGTGGGCCTGGAACAGGATCTTGAAGAGTTGGCAGTCCGCTCACCGAAACAGAAAAAGGTACTGCAAATACTGTTGGAACAGGGCCCCTTATTGTTAAACGATTTATTGGATCTGGCCGGCACATCCTATAGCACCGTCAAGAGTTTGATTGACAAGGGGTTTATTGTACTAAACAAAGTGAGGGTGGAGGAAGACTTTTTGAGAATAAACAAGGCTTCTTCTGTTAAGCCAGTCGAACTTACCGATGATCAGGAGAGAGCATTACGTTCGATCCAAAACGCCCTCGCCCAAAGAAGTTTTTCCGTATTCCTTCTTCATGGCGTTACCGGTAGCGGGAAAACAGAGGTATACATACGGGCCGTGGAGCAGGTCCTAAAGCTGGGAAAACAAGCTGTTGTACTGGTACCCGAGATATCCCTGACACCTCAGATGGTAGAACGTTTTGTGTCGCGTCTAGGTTCATGCGTGGCCGTGCTTCACAGCAGGTTGTCCCTACGGGAAAGAAGCAATGAATGGCAGCGGATTCACCGGGGAGAAGCACAGGTGGTCATCGGGGCCCGATCGGCAGTATTTACTCCGGTTTCCGATCTTGGATTGATTATAATCGATGAGGAACATGAAAGCAGTTACCGGCAGGATGTGATGCCACGATATCATGCTCGAGACGTTGCTATTCAGCGAGCCCGTTATCACGGGGCTTTAGTCTTGCTGGGAAGTGCCACTCCCTCGCTGGAAAGTTATACTAAAGCTAGGCTTGGTCGTTACGCCTTGCTGTGCCTTCCTAATAGGGTGGAAAACCGGCCCTTGCCTTCGGTAGAGATTGTGGATATGAGGCAGGAACTGGCGGCAGGAAACCATAGTATTTTTAGTCGCTGTTTGCAGGGGAAAATGCGGCAACATCTGGAGCAGGACAGGCAAATTCTTTTGTTTCTCAACCGTAGGGGTTTTGCTCATTTCATGGTTTGTCGGGAGTGTGGTTTTGTCAACCGGTGTTCGCGTTGTGCAGTCAGTTTGACTTATCACCGGGTGGAGGGGCAATTGCGCTGTCATTACTGCGGATATCAGGAACCGGTACCGGTTACCTGTCCCAAGTGTGGCAGTCGTTATTTACGAAGTTTTGGCATTGGTACCCAAAGGGTCGAGGACGAAGTAAAACGCCTGTTTCCAGACCGGCAGGTACTCCGAATGGATGTGGACACTACCACCCGGAAAGGATCCCATGAGGAAATCTTGACTGCCTTTCGGCAGGGGAAAGCGTCGATATTGGTTGGAACTCAGATGATTGCTAAAGGGTTGGATTTCCCGGAAGTTTCTCTGGTGGGTGTAATTACAGCTGATATAGCCTTGAATACACCTGACTTTAGGGCTCATGAGAGAACGTTCCAGCTTCTGACCCAAGTAGCGGGGAGGGCTGGAAGAGGTTCTTTTCCGGGAGAGGTGGTTATCCAGACTTATGACCCGGCAAATCCAAGTATTGTTGCGGCCAGCCGTCAGGATTATCTTGCCTTTTACAAGCAAGAGATTGCTCTGCGACGTAGCACCAACTACCCTCCTTTTTCCCGTCTGGCACGCTTGGTGATTTCAGGAGGAGAGGAAGAGCAGGTAATAGAGGCGGCGCAGAGATTGGCCCTGGATATGGAATTGCAGATCATTAAAAAACGGGAAGAGGAAAAAGTACCGGTAGGAGAACTTTTGGGCCCTGCCCCTGCGCCTATATCTAAAATGAAAAATAGATTCCGGTGGCATATTATGGTCAAAGGACCGAAATTAGCAATTATACGGGAGTTGCTTCGCGATGTTCTAGATGGGTGGAAAGTAGAAAGAGCTGGAAAAAACTCGATACATATTAGCGTTGAATTAGACCCAATGGAAATATTATAG